Proteins encoded in a region of the Streptomyces sp. NBC_01298 genome:
- a CDS encoding DUF397 domain-containing protein, producing the protein MTTESPRWFTSSYSNNGGQCVEVATNLVASRGVVPVRDSKLSASPVLDIPAAAFAVFLDGVKAV; encoded by the coding sequence GTGACGACCGAATCCCCCCGCTGGTTCACGTCCTCCTACAGCAACAACGGTGGCCAGTGCGTCGAGGTGGCCACCAACCTCGTCGCCTCGCGCGGTGTCGTGCCGGTCCGCGACTCCAAGCTCTCGGCCAGCCCCGTGCTGGATATTCCCGCTGCCGCGTTCGCGGTCTTCCTGGACGGCGTGAAGGCCGTCTG